The Drosophila nasuta strain 15112-1781.00 chromosome 2L, ASM2355853v1, whole genome shotgun sequence genome window below encodes:
- the LOC132798228 gene encoding G1/S-specific cyclin-E isoform X2, whose product MKLEQKRKFIEMDPELGFEPPSAKRQQRQQFRFVPASAYGSDQSNQSSVYTSPLTATAALAAAVAQDVLSIRSSPAEELSEAPHSPLPDSPDSPPSPDRGNKQQPVVVRYAAEQSKANEVDDEEVLDDSSEDYSFDEDEEDVDDEDEQINSSSCSPASSTTTTTTGCSQNGERTPATATQQLHDPSNAANRTVLKLNQMDNAMPHNNYKCMSPAMEYTLRQCPLPALSWANAADVWKNMCLRDEQDSHLRSSSMLEHHPGLQPRMRAILLDWLIEVCEVYKLHRETFYLAVDYLDRYLNGERQVQKTHLQLIGITCLFVAAKVEEIYPPKICEFAYVTDGACTERDILQHEKILLQALGWDICPLTVTGWLGVYMQLNVNNRTPASLTQIGQQAAAANANVTTTGEADDAFIYPQFSGFEFVQTTQLLDLCTLDVGMANYPYSVLAAAAISHTFDRETALRCSGLDWETVHPCARWMEPFFHVISKKAPYLHMNEQNEQVTNKFGLAHICPNIVTDDSHIIQTHTTTMDMYDELLMAQNALHAMRARTQASPATALRAPESLLTPPASSHKPDEYLGDEDEVVAATVTATATATATAAAAVTAASKSSSSSSRVSSHKQQQ is encoded by the exons ATGAAGCTGGAACAGAAGCGAAAATTCATCGAAATG GATCCTGAACTTGGTTTTGAGCCACCATCTGCCAAGCGTCAACAGCGTCAACAGTTTCGCTTTGTGCCAGCCTCGGCTTACGGCAGCGATCAGAGCAATCAGTCCTCGGTGTATACGTCACCGttgacagcgacagcggcgCTGGCGGCAGCAGTGGCACAGGATGTGCTTAGCATACGCAGCTCGCCAGCTGAAGAGCTGTCGGAGGCGCCACACAGTCCGCTGCCCGACAGCCCAGACAGTCCGCCAAGTCCCGATCGCGGCAACAAGCAACAGCCGGTTGTGGTGCGCTATGCGGCGGAACAGTCAAAGGCGAATGAAGTCGACGACGAAGAGGTGCTGGATGATAGCAGCGAGGATTACTCGTTCGATGAGGACGAGGAGGATGTcgacgatgaggatgagcAAATCAATTCGTCAAGCTGCTCGCCAGCCTCCTCAACCACCACCACGACCACGGGTTGCAGCCAGAATGGTGAACGCACTCCGGCCACCGCCACACAGCAACTGCATGATCCTAGCAATGCTGCTAATCGCACAGTGCTGAAGTTAAATCAGATGGACAATGCCATGCcccacaacaactacaagtGCATGTCGCCAGCCATGGAGTACACGTTGCGTCAATGCCCACTGCCGGCCTTGTCGTGGGCCAATGCGGCCGATGTGTGGAAGAATATGTGCTTGCGCGATGAGCAGGATTCGCATTTGCGCAGTAGCAGCATGCTGGAGCATCATCCTGGTCTGCAGCCACGCATGCGCGCTATATTGCTTGACTGGTTGATTGAGGTGTGCGAGGTGTATAAGCTACATCGCGAGACTTTTTATCTGGCTGTTGATTACCTCGATCGCTATCTGAATGGCGAGCGTCAGGTGCAGAAGACGCATCTGCAGCTGATCGGCATCACGTGCCTCTTTGTCGCTGCCAAAGTGGAGGAAATCTATCCGCCCAAAATCTGCGAATTTGCCTATGTCACCGATGGTGCCTGCACCGAGCGTGATATCCTGCAACACGAGAAGATCTTGCTGCAGGCTCTTGGCTGGGACATTTGTCCCTTGACTGTGACTGGTTGGTTGGGCGTCTATATGCAACTGAATGTGAACAATCGTACGCCTGCTTCGTTGACGCAAATTGGCCAGCAGGCTGCGgctgcgaatgcgaatgtgacaACGACGGGAGAAGCTGATGATGCCTTCATCTATCCACAGTTCTCGGGCTTTGAGTTTGTGCAAACAACGCAGCTGCTCGATTTGTGCACCCTGGATGTTGGCATGGCCAACTATCCGTACTCGGTATTGGCCGCAGCTGCCATTAGTCATACATTCGATCG tgAGACCGCTCTGCGTTGCTCGGGACTTGATTGGGAGACAGTGCATCCATGTGCACGCTGGATGGAGCCCTTCTTCCACGTCATCTCCAAGAAGGCGCCCTATCTGCACATGAATGAACAGAACGAGCAGGTCACAAATAAGTTTGGACTTGCGCACATCTGCCCCAACATTGTCACCGATGATTCGCACATCATTCAGACGCACACCACCACAATggatatgtat GATGAACTGCTGATGGCACAAAACGCATTGCATGCGATGCGCGCACGCACTCAGGCCTCGCCGGCGACGGCACTGCGCGCTCCGGAGAGTCTCCTAACGCCGCCAGCCTCTAGTCACAAGCCGGATGAGTATCTGGGTGATGAGGATGAggttgtggcagccacagtcACCGCTACCGCCACAgcgacggcaacagcagcagccgcagtcaCAGCTGCGAGCAAAAGCAGCTCAAGCAGTAGTCGAGTGTCCAGTcacaagcagcaacagtag